The nucleotide sequence AACCAGCGCCAGGCGCGTGCCCTGAGGGAAGCAGAGGAGGCACTTCGTGGAGTGCAACCTGACGACATCCTGCTGACCGCCGAGGCCCTCCGGCAGGCCCTGCACGCCCTCGATCGACTAAGCGGCCGCCACGGAACGGAAGACGTGCTCGACGCTCTTTTCGGACGATTTTGCCTCGGCAAGTAAGCGTTCCACGTGGAACAACTCGCAAAACGACTGTTCAGAGGATAAGGGCACGGCGATGTTCGACGTCTTGGTCATCGGTGCGGGTCACGCGGGCTGCGAGGCGGCCGCCGCCGCCGCGCGCATGGGGGCTAAGGTGGGGCTGCTTAGCTTTCGTCGCGAAGATGCCGGACAGATGAGCTGCAACCCCTCGATCGGGGGTGTCGGCAAGGGTCATCTCGTCCGTGAGTTGGACGTGTTCGACGGCCTGATGGCGCGGGCGGCGGATCGGGCAGCCATCCACCGGCGCATGCTCAACCGGAGCAAGGGTCCTGCGGTCTGGGGTCCACGCATCCAGGCCGATCGTCTGCACTATCGCGCCGCCGTCGAGGCACTGCTGGCCGAACTGGCTGTCGACCGCATCCATGGCGAAGCCGTTGCTCTCGACATCAAGCAGGGCGCCGTCGTTGGCGTGACGCTTTCCGACGGTGCGCGACTGCCGACCCGGTCCGTGGTCATTGCGACGGGTACCTTCCTCGACGCGCGAGTCTTCATCGGCGAGGAGAGTCGCGCGGCGGGCCGCCATGGCGAGCAAGCCAGCGTGCCGCTCGCGGCGCAACTCCGCCAGGTGGGCCTAGCAGCGCGACGCCTCAAGACGGGCACGCCTCCGCGCCTGGATGGCCGCACCATTGATTGGGCTCGACTGGAGAAGCAGCCGAGCGATGCCGATGCTTGGGCCTTCTCGGCGCATCCCGAGGCTGCCAAACGCCTCCCGCAACTCTGCTGTGCCATCACCCGAACGAATGAGCGCACGCACGAGATCATCCGTGCGGCGGAGGAGCGCTCGCCACTCTACTCCGGTGTCATCGAGGGCAGGGGCCCGCGCTACTGCCCGTCGATCGAAGACAAGGTTCGCCGCTTCGGCGATCGCGACGGGCACCAGATCTTCCTGGAGCCCGAAGGACTTGCGGACCCGCTCGTCTATCCGAACGGCATTTCCACATCGATGCCGATGGAGGTTCAGGAAGCGTTCGTCCGCTCGATCGCCGGCCTCGAACGTGTCGTCATCGCCCGTCCCGGCTATGCGGTCGAGTATGAGCATGTCGACCCGCGCCGGCTTGGAAGCGACCTGCGGGTGCGAGACCTTCCTGGCCTGTTCCTGGCTGGGCAGATCAACGGCACGACCGGATATGAGGAAGCGGCAGCGCAAGGACTTGTGGCGGGCCTGAACGCGGCAGCCGCCGCACTCGGCAAAGAGGCGATCACCTTCGACCGCCGATCGAGCTACATCGGTGTCATGATCGATGACCTGACCTTGCAGGGAGTCAGTGAACCCTATCGCATGATGACCGCGCGCGCTGAATATCGTTTGCTCCTCCGAGCCGATAATGCGGTCGCGCGTCTTGGCGACAAGGCGCTCGGCGTCGGCTGCGTGTCGGACCGCCGAGCGGACGCGATACGCAGTCACCTTAAGTGGCGGCAGCAACCCGCTTTCGCACAGACGGAAGAGGGCATGGCCGATGCGCTCTATGCGCCTTATGTGCTGCGCCAGCAGCGCGAGTGGGACGCCATTTCACGCAACCGCTCCGTAACCATCTCTGCGGACCTCGACATCGCAGCTGTTGCCGGACTGTCCGCGGAGATGGCGGAACGGCTGGCGGCAGCCCGACCCGAAAATCTCGACCAGGCCTCACGCGTGCCCGGCGTCACGCCCGCAGCGATTACCGCGCTCTACGTCGCTCTTGTCCGGGCCGCCGCGTGACACCTCACCGGTTGGATGTTTCACGTGAAACACGAGCTAAGCTGGAGCACTTCGTCTCCCTGCTCCTTCAAGAGAACGAATGTCAGAATCTGATCAGCCGAGCGAGCGCCGAGCAGGTGTGGGAGCGCCACATCCTCGATTCGGCACAGCTTCTCGACCATGCTCCTGCCAATGCTGACTGGCTGGACATCGGCAGCGGCCCAGGTCTTCCCGGAATGGTCCTCGCCATCCTTGGCGTTCGCTGCATCACCATGGCCGAGCCTCGCCGTCTTCGCACGGACTTTCTGGAGCGATCCATGCGCGAACTTGGCGTCGAGAACGCCCGCGTCGTCACCGGAAAGGTCGAGCAGGTCGATGGACGCTTCGACGTGATTACCGCACGAGCCGTTGCCTCTCTCGACCGCCTGTTTGCCTTGAGTGCCCGCCTTTGTGCGCCCGAGGGCCGGTGGGTGCTGCCAAAGGGCCGAAGCGCTGCAAAGGAACTGGAAGAGGCGCGCTCCACGTGGCAAGGTAGCTTCCGGC is from Sphingomonas sp. LHG3406-1 and encodes:
- the mnmG gene encoding tRNA uridine-5-carboxymethylaminomethyl(34) synthesis enzyme MnmG, whose product is MFDVLVIGAGHAGCEAAAAAARMGAKVGLLSFRREDAGQMSCNPSIGGVGKGHLVRELDVFDGLMARAADRAAIHRRMLNRSKGPAVWGPRIQADRLHYRAAVEALLAELAVDRIHGEAVALDIKQGAVVGVTLSDGARLPTRSVVIATGTFLDARVFIGEESRAAGRHGEQASVPLAAQLRQVGLAARRLKTGTPPRLDGRTIDWARLEKQPSDADAWAFSAHPEAAKRLPQLCCAITRTNERTHEIIRAAEERSPLYSGVIEGRGPRYCPSIEDKVRRFGDRDGHQIFLEPEGLADPLVYPNGISTSMPMEVQEAFVRSIAGLERVVIARPGYAVEYEHVDPRRLGSDLRVRDLPGLFLAGQINGTTGYEEAAAQGLVAGLNAAAAALGKEAITFDRRSSYIGVMIDDLTLQGVSEPYRMMTARAEYRLLLRADNAVARLGDKALGVGCVSDRRADAIRSHLKWRQQPAFAQTEEGMADALYAPYVLRQQREWDAISRNRSVTISADLDIAAVAGLSAEMAERLAAARPENLDQASRVPGVTPAAITALYVALVRAAA
- the rsmG gene encoding 16S rRNA (guanine(527)-N(7))-methyltransferase RsmG — encoded protein: MTPHRLDVSRETRAKLEHFVSLLLQENECQNLISRASAEQVWERHILDSAQLLDHAPANADWLDIGSGPGLPGMVLAILGVRCITMAEPRRLRTDFLERSMRELGVENARVVTGKVEQVDGRFDVITARAVASLDRLFALSARLCAPEGRWVLPKGRSAAKELEEARSTWQGSFRLEPSRTDPDARILVASAVKRKAGRG